The following is a genomic window from Tetrapisispora phaffii CBS 4417 chromosome 12, complete genome.
CTCACTACCACCATCACAATCATCACCATCGCAATCATCACCATCTAATCACATCAATCCACTACCCGTCACATCCATCTATATAATTCATCTATCTAGTCATATCCATCTATCAAATCACAATCAACCCCATCTATCATCACATCCATCTAACTAATCTACCATTCATCTATTCAATCATCACCATGTATCAATATGTCATTCTTCCCTTCACCATCATCACATATATCATCCATCCATTACCCCCACTACCATCATCACATCCATCACAATCACTCTCCGTCCATCCATATCCTCTCGCCCATCCTCTCACCCGCCCTCCTCGCCTCCACTCCGCGCGCCAAACTTGAAAAACTCAAAAACACGCCCATCGCAAAACCCCGCCTAACACCATCAACCGCTAACAATTCCGACGGTTACACCCCATATCTATATGGCCCTCCTTGCCCGCCCGTCACCACCCTCACCATCGCGATCGCTGTCCACTCGGCTCTCCGTCTCTCTGCTTACCCCGCCTTCCGTCACTTCTATCTCCCAACCATTAACACATCACATGATCAGACCCTCACCCCCCACATCCCATCATCACCGCGCTAACTATTCGTCACAATGCTCAATCAGTTCTTGGACACACGTAACTGACAACACAATTGCAGTAACCACAACCACTCACGTCGCTACCATGTTTGTGAACCTCAGCACGTCCACCCATCGCCCCCATCCCCATCCCCATCTACTCATCTATCCATCCTCACATTCAATAATCACAACACACTCAACTCCCATGTCACTCCAAACCCATCACCTGCCATCCCACCATCATCTGCTCAACCATCTATCAACCATCTATCAACGTTCAACAGCTACTATCGTTACCCGCCTCATCACTCTATTAAACAACACTGCCCATCTCCCAACCGCATCCACTCGCGCTCAGAACctaaaaattgaaaaccAAATCAACGCGTCACATGACCGACATCTTATTGATCGTACATAATGATTCCCTACCTCACCACTTCATCCCTGCTCCATTCAGCACACATTCTGGCAAGATTAACCATATTTTGCTCACTGTAATAACTGAACGCTATATATGTTAATAGACAGTGTTATTGACCACAAATGCCACTTGCACTCACTATTCTATTCATATTCATTCTATATCATCCATCCATGATCTCATCTCTACCTCTCACAACTTCAAACGAATACTAGACTTCTTGCAATGAAGAGGATCTAGTTGCACTTATCAATACCATACAATACCAAAATTCATAATTCTATGTTCAATCGTGTTGAGATAGTAACTGGGCGTACTGAGAAGACATAATACTATTAGTATTGTTGTAATAGTAATTGGTACAATTAATCGAGTTGTAATTGCTTCTCTTATTTcgatatataatttatataaaattacatTTAGACTAAACATAAATgtataaaatatgaaatcaTGTCCTATCTATatgatttcattaattcCATTTCTGTGAGTACAATACGTGTTGAAATCTGAATTCAAGTATTACTCATATTTCAACATAAATTACTGACTCTTAACAatgaataatcaaataaaatctaatatacgacaataatcaattaaaatctaatatacaacaattttaaattgtaAACATTAGCTTGTATAATTATcatatgtttatatattaatcattttatataaatccTTACAGAGAATAGTACTGAATTACAAATTGAAGTATTACCCATTTTTCAACagtttaaaatattatggATAGTAGATTATGAAACCTCACATTGAGACCATGGTTGAATAGGTAGATATTGCTCATCAGGTGTCAATGATTCTTGATCAAATGGTTCATTGTCAAAACCCCTAAATCTTCCTGATGTCATTGTATCTTtagcattattattataaatttgatattgatatgCATTGCCACTTTCATCGCCAAGATAGCAACTGACCTGGTGCACTAGCTGTCCCCAGTCATATTGCATGCTTAAAACACCATTTGCAACGTCAACATAGTCACCACTTGCTTCAATTCCACCGCTAGAAAAGTTCTCCATATTATAGCTTTCATctctttttgaaaaattcgaTGAGCCTTGTTCTGCATGACAAAATCTAGCATACCATCTAGAACTACTGAAGCTCATAGCAGACATCCTGTGAGCTACACCATCGGGCCTTAGCACGTAATGAACTGGGTAACCAGTTTGATCATTGCGAACTACAGATAAGTTAGATTGTAGAACAGTTAATGTAGGTAAGCCTGAAAGCTGTGCCATAGCCGCCGTAATATTTTGTAcatttaaaagatattcTGCTGCAAGCTCAGTATCTCGTTTCCGCCAGGCATCATTGATTGATGATAACCATGCACGATCAGcactattaatatattcgTAATTGAAAGCTGCCTTATTGACTGTTGCCATCGTACCAACTGCCGTAGCAACACACCCGGTTACACATCCAGCTTNNNNNNNNNNNNNNNNNNNNNNNTGCAAGTGCCTGCTTAATTCAACTCCCAGTTTGCTATAACAGGAAGCAGAAAGTATATATGTTCTTGAAGTTCGTTTACCTAAGCGGTATTTAAACTAAGTCGTGTAATTGGAATTCTGATGTTCGAATTAGGCTTACATTACTTCCAGAACCTGATTTCATGTGCATTGATATGCAATGACTAAGTCCACAAATACCCAGTAACAATATACTATGTTTATATGGAAGTCGAGAAAAAGCCAAACAGAAGCAAAGGACCCACGTAAGTTTGATGTTTCTTTCACTGTTATAAAATGTGAAGCAATTAATGAGCTTTATGACAGTATAGTTATTGCGGGTGACGGAGATAGTTGGGACTCACCCTTGTATGAACAGTTAGAAGAACTGGCTGATTACACTAGACCCAATGCGCCTGCACTACTTGCAATAGGAAACGATGAAGTCAatacattattatatctCTTCACCCTTTGGAATGTCTAaatgtaaaaataatgtttaTGAGAGAAACTATAAAACTAAGAAAatagattttgaaaagacNNNNNNNNNNNNNNNNNNNNNNNNNNNNNNNNNNNNNNNNNNNNNNNNNNNNNNNNNNNNNNNNNNNNNNNNNNNNNNNNNNNNNNNNNNNNNNNNNNNNNNNNNNNNNNNNNNNNNNNNNNNNNNNNNNNNNNNNNNNNNNNNNNNNNNNNNNNNNNNNNNNNNNNNNNNNNNNNNNNNNNNNNNNNNNNNNNNNNNNNNNNNNNNNNNNNNNNNNNNNNNNNNNNNNNNNNNNNNNNNNNNNNNNNNNNNNNNNNNNNNNNNNNNNNNNNNNNNNNNNNNNNNNNNNNNNNNNNNNNNNNNNNNNNNNNNNNNNNNNNNNNNNNNNNNNNNNNNNNNNNNNNNNNNNNNNNNNGATTTTCGTTTCAACCTGTCCCTACTAGAGAATCTTGCCATCTCCATTCTCCTCAGCTCTCTCTTCGTCTCCACTAAATATTAAAGCACCCCGATTCTTCGAAACCTTTACCACAGtcaacaaaatatataattcttcttgcatacatacatacatttAGATAACTATactaataaataaatttgaatgatattaaaatatataatttttaaacgAACTAAAAACACAagaaatgataaaaataaatgcTAACTTGAAGATTGTCTACTAAGCAATGACTGCCATTACAATTAAACCAACAAAGGCGAACATTGACGAGCTGTAAGTTCTAACGTTGGAACCCGCACCCTCGAACGACACAGAAGCAGTTGGTAGGGATGAAGAGCCTGAATTAGTAGCTGGTAAAACAGAAGACGTGTTATCACTCTCTAAGTTTGGCGATTGAGATACAGTGTTAGAATCAGCTGAGTTGTTAGAATCAGCATTAGCAACAGTAGTTGGAGCAGGAATACTGACAGAGGCACTGTCAGAGTTCACTGGGCTAGTAGAACAGCCGACGCTTGGGTTACTATTGGAGTTGGATTCGACTCCGTTATTAGAAACAGTTCTAGACACAGTTTCAGTCTTGGAAACATTATCATCGCTCGATTCAGGACAATATGTAGTGTATGTGGTTACTGTACCGCTAACAGTTTCTGTAACAGTAGTTAGACTGTGTGTGTCTGAAGAGGTTGACAATGCCGGAATACTTGAAGTGTACGCAGTATTGGAACCACTTATTGTAGTAGTTACCTTACTTGAACTTTGTATAGCAACGGTTTGAGTGGATGAAGTTTGATTACTATCATTGGtagatatttttgatgACGAAACCGATATCTCACTGCCCGCAGAGGTAGCAACTGTTGAGGCATGACTTTCGGTTGGATATGTAGAGCTCGTAAAAGAAACAACAGTAGTCGATTTGGACATTTGAGCACTTGATGAAGTAGACCCTCTGACCTTGGAAGTTGCATCAAATACACTGCCATTAATGGTAGTTCCACTTGTGTAAGCTACACACGACTCGTAATGGCTAGATGAAGCACTAACTGTTGGACTGCTGCTTGATGAGCTGGTAATTGAGGTTGAAATAGTACCGTCAGAAGGTGTTGAATGACCATAGGAAGATTTGCTATAGTAGGTTGCCTCTGATGACACGATGACAGACATATACAATGATTTGCTTGAAGAAACTTCAATAGAAGTGGATCCAGTTAACAAAGAGCTCTCCGAGCTTATATTAGTCCAAGTCGATGCTACATCAGTCTTTGTCGAAGCAACTAACGAAATAGATGTACTTAGTGTACTAATACCACTACCAGACATAGAATTATGTGACGACAAGGGCGACTCGACTGGGAAGGTGGTGGTGCCAGTGGTGACATTGCCTTCGGAGTCAGACGAGGTGTACGTGGAGGTGGTTAGTGAGGCTTCAGATGAGGTTTCAGATGATATTTCTGAGGAATTTTCAGTATATTGACTTGTTTGTAAGTTCGTTGTAGTCGATTCATTGGAATTAGTATCCTGAGAGATGGTGTCAGTTGAATTTGGAAC
Proteins encoded in this region:
- the TPHA0L00110 gene encoding uncharacterized protein, with protein sequence MATVNKAAFNYEYINSADRAWLSSINDAWRKRDTELAAEYLLNVQNITAAMAQLSGLPTLTVLQSNLSVVRNDQTGYPVHYVLRPDGVAHRMSAMSFSSSRWYARFCHAEQGSSNFSKRDESYNMENFSSGGIEASGDYVDVANGVLSMQYDWGQLVHQVSCYLGDESGNAYQYQIYNNNAKDTMTSGRFRGFDNEPFDQESLTPDEQYLPIQPWSQCEVS
- the TPHA0L00100 gene encoding uncharacterized protein; this translates as MALLARPSPPSPSRSLSTRLSVSLLTPPSVTSISQPLTHHMIRPSPPTSHHHRANYSSQCSISSWTHVTDNTIAVTTTTHVATMFVNLSTSTHRPHPHPHLLIYPSSHSIITTHSTPMSLQTHHLPSHHHLLNHLSTIYQRSTATIVTRLITLLNNTAHLPTASTRAQNLKIENQINASHDRHLIDRT